Below is a window of Thermodesulfobium sp. 4217-1 DNA.
AAGAGCACACAAAGAAGCAAAAAATAAAATATCCCGCTATTTGCAGAGTACATATCAATTTTTACAGATTTTATGTCAATTTTGTATCTTAAAAAGCCTATAATTACAAAAATTAATGCTGCCACACCTATAACCTGATCCATATAGGTGTAAACAACCGAGAGAACAGTAAAAAGAGTGATATAAAACAAAAATTCTCTTTCTTTTAAAGTCTTTAATACATCAAGTCTATGATTTTTTAAAATATAGATTAGATAGAAAATTAAACTTGCAGCTATCAAAGGATAGAAAAATTGCAGATATGAAAAATAATTTACTCCAGATACACAAAAAAAATACAAAATGGGAATAGAAGAAAATGGGAATAACCATTTTGAAAACAAATTGGTTATTTTACCTTCAGAGCCCCCCATATCCACAAATATTTTAGCTAAAGAGAGAACATTCTCTTTACCATTTGCGACATGTTCGATAAAGTCCCTAACAAAGGGCAGAGCTAAAAGCGCAAGCAAAAAATTTAGATCAAATAAATAATATATAGGCAGGATCTGATAACTTCGCGTGGCAAGCACCAAACAAACAACCAGAGCAAGCGAGAGAAAGGGCCTAAGCTTTAATCTAGAAAGAAGCAATATTGCTATATTTATATAAAATAAAGTTAAAAATATCTGCTGCATTTGTTCTCCCATAATTTTTTAAATCTGATAGCTATTTTAACACAAATCCTAAAAGTCCAGAGAAATAGCTGATAAAAATATAAGCCTATAGTTCGTTAAAGTTCTAATATTATATTCTTCACATCCATACAAATCTCACCCAAATCAAGCATTGAATTTATTAAGCAAACCTTTTCGTAGGCAACAATTTTGTCAACTGTAATTTCTGTTTCTTTTATTATGCCTTTATCTAAATAAAACTGCCTTTTGGTTCCATTTAGCAAATAGCTTTCAGGTGTATGCCATATACCATTTTTATATAATGCAATATTGGAATATGAGGTATCGGTCACAAAATTATTTTTAATTATCAAGATCTCTTCAGAACTCTTAATATGTTTTTTTAAATTATCAAAGACTTCTCTGTCAAAGAACTTATAGCTGTATTCTATTTCATTAGCAGACATTAATTTTAAAGAATCTATCTTTCTAATAGAATAGCTGTCAATACTTATACTTTCTACACCTCTACCATAAATAATTCTGCACTTAAATCGCCCATTGTTATAATTTTCTTGGTTAGGCAATACACTCTCAATATCTATATTACACTTTCCAAAAAATTCCTTTTGAGCAGCATTAACTCTTTTTTGATGATACTCAAGGTTTAAGTAGCTTGAGTTATATAATTTTATCGTCTCAATAAATTGGCACATATATCTTCTCAATCAATTCTTGATATTCTTTTTCAATATCGCTATATATGGTTATTCCGCCGCCGCTTTTAAAGAATAGCTTATTGTTTATATTTTCTATAAACCTTATCAATACATAACTTTCTAAATTATTTCCATCAAAATACCCTCCAACCCCTGTATAATATCCCCTTTTATATGTCTCTACCTCCTTTATCTTTTTAATTGTAGCCTCTTTTGGGGCTCCGCTAATTGATCCAGCAGGCAACAAATGCGCTATTATATTGCCCAATCTCTTTTTGTAATCACTTCCCAAATAACCACATATCTCAGAGCTGGTTTGATAAAGCTCTCCATTAATGGTATGAATTTTAGAAAAATATCTAAACTGGCTTACCTTTATATTGTTAGCGATTCTTCCAAGATCATTTCTAATTAGATCTACAATAGTAGCGTGTTCTGCTATCTCTTTTTCATCATTCTCTAAAATTTTTTTGGCATTTGGTATCTTTGCGTCTATCGTTCCCTTCATTGGATAGGCGAATATAAACCCATTTTTAATTCTAACAAATATCTCAGGCGAAAAGCAGGTAAACGAATCTTTAACGTAGAGCTTAAATTTAGACTTGCTCATCAAAAATATTTCAAAAAGACTAAGATTCGTATAAATTTCAGTCTGGAAAGTTAGATTTATTAGGTATGAGTATCCATCTCTTTCGTATTTCTGAACTGACTCAAAAGCCTTTTTGTA
It encodes the following:
- a CDS encoding aminodeoxychorismate synthase component I, with the protein product MFSCTNEFIEQFNKLSLKSVPFFFMINFESDEFKILHGDKLFSNDIFFDINNFKNYEDVYHNVKQDNKKIIFESFPVSMAEYKKAFESVQKYERDGYSYLINLTFQTEIYTNLSLFEIFLMSKSKFKLYVKDSFTCFSPEIFVRIKNGFIFAYPMKGTIDAKIPNAKKILENDEKEIAEHATIVDLIRNDLGRIANNIKVSQFRYFSKIHTINGELYQTSSEICGYLGSDYKKRLGNIIAHLLPAGSISGAPKEATIKKIKEVETYKRGYYTGVGGYFDGNNLESYVLIRFIENINNKLFFKSGGGITIYSDIEKEYQELIEKIYVPIY
- a CDS encoding aminotransferase class IV — its product is MCQFIETIKLYNSSYLNLEYHQKRVNAAQKEFFGKCNIDIESVLPNQENYNNGRFKCRIIYGRGVESISIDSYSIRKIDSLKLMSANEIEYSYKFFDREVFDNLKKHIKSSEEILIIKNNFVTDTSYSNIALYKNGIWHTPESYLLNGTKRQFYLDKGIIKETEITVDKIVAYEKVCLINSMLDLGEICMDVKNIILEL